Proteins encoded by one window of Caldisericota bacterium:
- a CDS encoding ABC transporter substrate-binding protein — MKTSTILVGLTMSLLLLALPAAASDYTLGVFGNANEDDTINMQDVTYTELIILEYKDQTQLADGKHDDRINMQDVTQIELIILEREKELTVLDATDRIVTINKPVERIASSSMPQDIRTICALGAADKIVGIPDIITDEADRFPAIYIPHPELLELPIAGSPYFGGPYLEVIASLEPDLVLVSYADADAVQEAVGVPTIAVPAIDMNALAFKGFKWLKMMGYVLGEQERAEYLSSYFNDKLDEVSDVTSEIDEKPEVYLAFWTDFTYTPATYAPVEVAGGINVADDPGTYGPYGSFMWQVSKEQIITWNPDRILIHSYIPTMHMISMDDVLDDLDLQTIPAVENKDIYYTKGFQFGWDPATGVVECFYMAKLFHPDEFAGLDVEGEGNEILEEVYGVDGIWTEMNDMFDLHTWD, encoded by the coding sequence ATGAAAACAAGTACAATATTGGTTGGACTAACCATGAGTTTGCTGCTGCTTGCGTTGCCAGCCGCAGCATCTGACTACACGCTTGGCGTCTTCGGGAACGCGAACGAGGACGACACGATAAACATGCAGGATGTGACCTATACCGAACTGATCATCCTCGAATACAAGGACCAGACACAACTTGCAGATGGCAAGCACGATGACAGGATCAACATGCAGGATGTGACGCAGATCGAGCTGATCATACTTGAGAGGGAGAAGGAGCTCACGGTTCTGGATGCCACTGATAGAATCGTTACGATAAACAAGCCGGTAGAGAGGATAGCCAGCTCGAGCATGCCGCAGGATATTCGAACAATTTGCGCACTTGGTGCGGCGGATAAAATCGTTGGAATCCCGGACATTATTACTGATGAGGCAGATAGGTTCCCAGCTATATATATACCGCATCCCGAGCTTCTAGAACTTCCGATCGCAGGCAGTCCCTATTTCGGGGGTCCATACTTAGAAGTAATAGCATCGCTCGAGCCAGATCTGGTTCTTGTCAGCTATGCTGATGCTGATGCAGTCCAGGAAGCCGTAGGTGTACCAACGATAGCAGTTCCAGCCATAGACATGAACGCTCTTGCCTTCAAGGGGTTTAAATGGTTGAAGATGATGGGTTATGTTCTTGGCGAACAGGAAAGAGCAGAATACCTGAGTTCATACTTCAACGATAAGCTCGATGAAGTAAGTGATGTTACATCAGAGATAGACGAGAAGCCGGAGGTGTATCTTGCGTTCTGGACTGATTTTACATACACCCCTGCCACCTATGCACCAGTAGAAGTAGCTGGCGGTATAAATGTGGCTGATGACCCGGGAACATACGGACCATACGGCTCTTTTATGTGGCAAGTCTCAAAGGAACAGATCATCACATGGAATCCTGACAGAATCCTGATTCATAGTTACATACCAACTATGCATATGATCTCAATGGATGACGTTCTCGACGACCTCGATTTACAGACTATACCTGCTGTAGAGAACAAGGATATCTATTATACAAAAGGCTTCCAGTTTGGCTGGGATCCAGCAACAGGCGTTGTCGAGTGTTTCTATATGGCTAAACTCTTCCATCCAGATGAATTCGCAGGTTTAGACGTAGAGGGGGAGGGCAACGAGATACTTGAGGAAGTTTACGGTGTTGATGGTATCTGGACAGAGATGAATGATATGTTCGACCTTCACACATGGGATTGA